TAACTCCCTGTTACACTGCACACATCCAAAAACACACAACCAACCCTAGTGAAAACTAGTCTGCTTCTGAAATGGCCCCCTACCAGGGCCCGTAGGGCTCtgcttaaaagtagtgcactatatagggaataagccATTTCAGAAGCAGTTCTAGTTGACCTATATACTACTACGCTAGGCAGCTAAAGAACAATCACAAGGTCAAACACGTTTCACTAATAAATAACACAGAGCTGCTATTCATGTAAAGTACAACAACATGGGCTGATAAATAATACATATAGCTGCTATTCATGTAAAGTACAACAACATGGGCTGATAAATAATACACAGAGCTGCTATTCATGTAAAGTACAACAACATGGGCTGataataaatacacagagctGCTATTCATGTAAAGTACAACAACATGGGCTGATAAATAATACATATAGCTGCTATTCATGTAAAGTACAACAACATGGGCTGataataaatacacagagctGCTATTCATGTAAAGTACAACAACATGGGCTGATAATAAATAACACAGAGCTGCTATTCATGTAAAGTACAACAACATGGGCTGataataaatacacagagctGCTATTCATGTAAAGTACAACAACATGGGCTGATAATAAATAACATTATATAGCTGCTATTCATGTAAAGTACAACAACATGGGCTGataataaatacacagagctGCTATTCATGTAAAGTACAACAACATGGGCTGataataaatacacagagctGCTATTCATGTAAAGTACAACAACATGGGCTGataataaatacacagagctGCTATTCATGTAAAGTACAACAACATGGGCTGATAAATAATACATATAGCTGCTATTCATGTAAAGTACAACAACATGGGCTGATAAATAATACATATTGCTGCTATTCATGTAAAGTACAACAACATGGGCTGATAATAAATACATAGAGCTGCTattcatgtaataataataataaatatcccAAAAACATGGGCTGTTTTGACTAAACATGAATTTAGAATCTTCACAGTAAGTTAACAAAAACTATGGACAGACACTCCTCCCTTCATTACCAGAAATATCCGGCCCGtattccctcctccttcctccggCCCGTATTCCCCCCTCCGGCCCGtattccctcctccttcctccggCCCGTATTCCCCCCTCCGGCCCGTATTCCCCCTCCGGCCCGTATTCCCCCTCCGGCCCGTATTCCCTCCTCCGGCCCGtattcccccctccccctccggcCCGTATTCCCCCCTCCCTCCGGCCCGTATTCCCTCCTCCCCgtattccctcctccctcctccccgtaTTCCCTCCTCCGGCCCGTATTCCCCCCTCCGGCCCGTATTCCCCCCTCCGGCCCGTATTCCCCCCTCCGGCCCGtattccccctcccccctccggcCCGtattccccctccttcctccggCCCGtattccccctccttcctccggCCCgtattcccccctccctcctccggcCCGtattccccctccttcctccggCCCGTattcccccctccttcctccggcccgtattccccccctccattcTTTCCCATGCGCTGAGTGGTCTGGTTGCTATGGTGACTAAAGGAATGATCTCAACAAGtaatgtaaggtgtgtgtgtgagtgtgagtgtgagtgtgagtgtgtgtgtgtgtgtgtgtgtgagtgtgtgtgtgtgtgtgtgtgtgtgtgtgtgcgttagtcAGTCTGTGGTACGGAGATAGCAGGTCCCTTGGGGTCATCAAAGCGGTCCATGGTGTGTAGCTGCATGATCATATGGAGGCCGTAGGTGAGGACCACGAGCATCAGGAGACTGGTGAGCAGTCCCATCCAGATGCCAGGACTGAAGAACCCTGCACAGTCACTGGCATAGGAGAACTCTCCCCCTGCCACGTTGAAACCCTGGAtctagggggagagggggggagacggggagagagagggggagacgggagagagagagggggggagacgggagagagacgggagagagagaggggggagacgggagagagacggggagagagagaggggggagacggggagagagagagggggggagagagaggggagacggggggggagaggggagacggggaggggggagagagacgggagagagagagggggagacgggagagagagagagagcgggagatgggagagagagagagagggggagatgggagagagagagagagagggggagaggggagagagagagaggggagagagagagagaggggagagagagagagaggggggagagagagagaggggggagagagagagaggggggagagagagagagggggagagagagagagggggagagagagagagagggggagagacgggggagagagagaggggggagagagaggggagacggggggagaggggagacggggaggggggagagagacgggagagagagagggggagacgggagagagagagagagcgggagacgggagagagagggggagacgggagagagagagagggagacgggagagagagagagggagacgggagagagagagggggagacgggagagagagagagaggggagagagagagagagggagaggggagagagagagaggggagagagagagagggggagagagagagagggggagagagagagagggggagagagagagagggggagagagagagaggggagagagagagagacgggagagagagagagacgggagagagagagagacgggagagagagagggggggagacgggagagagagaggggggagacgggagagagacgggagagagagaggggggagacgggagagagacggggagagagagagggggagacgggagagagacgggggagagagagaggggggagacgggggagagagagaggggggagagagaggggagacgggggggagaggggagacggggaggggggagagagacgggagagagagagggggagacgggagagagagagagggagacgggagagagagagggggagacgggagagagagagagggggagatgggagagagagagagagagggagagagagagagagggagagggagagagagagagagggggagagagagagaggggagagagagagagggggagagagagagagggggagagagagagagggggagagagagagagacgggagagagagagagacgggagagagagagagacgggaggagacgggagagagagagggggggagacgggagagagacgggagagagagaggggggagacgggagagagacggggagagagagagggggggagacgggggagagagagagggggggagagagaggggagacgggggggagagggagacggggaggggggagagagacggagagagagagggggagacgggagagagagagagagcgggagatgggagagagagggggagacgggagagagagaggggagacgggagagagagagggggagacgggagagagagagggggagacgggagagagagagagagggagaggggagagagagagagagggagaggggagagagagagaggggggagagagagagagggggagagagagagagggggagagagagagaggggagagagagagagacgggagagagagagagacgggagagagagagacgggagagagagagacgggagagggggagacgggagagggggagacgggagagggggagacgggagagagggggagacgggagagagagagagggggagacgggagagagagagagagagagagagcaacagtagAAAGTGTTTCGACGGTCAGTTTGTATTGTCCGGTCTGGGTTTCAGACACACTGCATCCCCAGAAACACAGCCCCCTACCTGGAAGTCGGTGAAGGAGACCCTCCACTGGTTAGCAGGATCTTTGGAGGTCCGCGGTACCAGGACGGGGTATCTGAAGTTAGTGACCGACTGGCAGCGGTAGGAGTACTCAGCCGGCGCGTACACGCTACGACTCCCGTTAAACGTTGCTTTCTGACCGTCGTATTCGATCTCCACGGCGTCTAGAGTGAACCAGCGGCGAGCTGAGACCTTGTAGTGGCGCTGGGACATGGTGAATCTGGAGACGCACACAACATTACTTCAAATGTCTTGgaaagaaagagtgtgtgtgtctgtgtgtgtgtgtgtgtgtgtgtgtgtgtctgtgtgtctgtgtgtctgtgtgtctgtgtgtctgtgtgtgtgtgtgtgtgtgtgtgtgtgtgtgtgtgtgtgtgtctgtgtgtgtgtgtgtgtgtctgtctgtctgtgtgagtgtgtgagtgtgtgtgtgtgtgtgtgtgtctgagtgtctgtgtgtctgtgtgtgtgtgtgtgtactcacactAGTTTGAAGGAGCGGTGTCCCAAGATATTCTCATAGTTTAGAACCAGACTGACAGACAAGAGATGAAAGAACAATATTTTATTAAAAGATAGAAAAATCGACAACGTTCAACACAGCTGCTGTTCCCATGGTTCCTGACCTGGAGTGTGATTGGTTGCAGAGGGAGCCCTGGAGCCTAGGGGTCACGCCCTCTCCAAAGGTCAGAGAGGTGAGGTCGTGTCGTTCCCAGCGACCACCACGGAGCACGCTCACGGTCAGGTTCTCcgcccacagcatgatgcagccGGCTCCGCCCTCCTGGGGAGAGAGAAGATCAGAATGAAATCCTCGTCTCTTCAAGGTAGAATAAGAATGAAGGAAACCGCTGTACCGACGGCCAAAACAACGTAGAGTACGAAATGAGGCTAAACCTCTCTGCTGCTGTTACCCCGTTACAGCAGGGCGAAGAGTACCACCTACTGCTCTGTTACCCCGTTACAGCAGGGCGAAGGGTACCACCTACTGCTCTGTTACCCCGTTACAGCAGGGCGAAGGGTACCACCTACTGCTCTGTTACCCCGTTACAGCAGGGCGAAGGGTACCACCTACTGCTCTGTTACCCCGTTACAGCAGGGCGAAGGGTACCACCTACTGCTCTGTTACCCCGTTACAGCAGGGCGAAGGGTACCACCTACTGCTCTGTTACCCCGTTACAGCAGGGCGAAGGGTACCACCTACTGCTCTGTTACCCCGTTACAGCAGGGCGAAGGGTACCACCTACTGCTCTGTTACCCCGTTACAGCAGGGCGAAGGGTACCACCTACTGCTCTGTTACCCCGTTACAGCAGGGCGAAGAGTACCACCTACTGCTCTGTTACCCCGTTACAGCAGGGCGAAGGGTACCACCTACTGCTCTGTTACCCCGTTACAGCAGGGCGAAGAGTACCACCTACTGCTCTGTTACCCCGTTACAGCAGGGCGAAGGGTACCACCTACTGCTCTGTTACCCCGTTACAGCAGGGCGAAGAGTACCACCTACTGCTCTGTTACCCCGTTACAGCAGGGCGAAGGGTACCACCTACTGCTCTGTTACCCCGTTACAGCAGGGCGAAGGGTACCACCTACTGCTCTGTTACCCCGTTACAGCAGGGCGAAGAGTACCACGTACTGCTCTGTTACCCCGTTACAGCAGGGCGAAGAGTACCACGTACTGCTCTGTTACCCCGTTACAGCAGGGCGAAGAGTACCACCTACTGCTCTGTTACCCCGTTACAGCAGGGCGAAGGGTACCACCTACTGCTCTGTTACCCCGTTACAGCAGGGCGAAGAGTACCACCTACTGCTCTGTTACCCCGTTACAGCAGGGCGAAGAGTACCACCTACTGCTCTGTTACCCCGTTACAGCAGGGCGAAGGGTACCACCTACTGCTCTGTTACCCCGTTACAGCAGGGCGAAGGGTACCACCTACTGCTCTGTTACCCCGTTACAGCAGGGCGAAGGGTACCACCTACTGCTCTGTTACCCCGTTACAGCAGGGCGAAGAGTACCACCTACTGCTCTGTTACCCCGTTACAGCAGGGCGAAGGGTACCACCTACTGCTCTGTTACCCCGTTACAGCAGGGCGAAGGGTACCACCTACTGCTCTGTTACCCCGTTACAGCAGGGGCGAAGAGTACCACCTACTGCTCTGTTACCCCGTTACAGCAGGGCGAAGGGTACCACCTACTGCTCTGTTACCCCGTTACAGCAGGGCGAAGGGTACCACCTACTGCTCTGTTACCCCGTTACAGCAGGGCGAAGGGTACCACCTACTGCTCTGTTACCCCGTTACAGCAGGGCGAAGGGTACCACCTACTGCTCTGTTACCCCGTTACAGCAGGGCGAAGAGTACCACCTACTGCTCTGTTACCCCGTTACAGCAGGGCGAAGGGTACCACCTACTGCTCTGTTACCCCGTTACAGCAGGGCGAAGGGTACCACCTACTGCTCTGTTACCCCGTTACAGCAGGGCGAAGAGTACCACGTACTGCTCTGTTACCCCGTTACAGCAGGGCGAAGGGTACCACCTACTGCTCTGTTACCCCGTTACAGCAGGGCGAAGGGTACCACCTACTGCTCTGTTACCCCGTTACAGCAGGGCGAAGAGTACCACCTACTGCTCTGTTACCCCGTTACAGCAGGGCGAAGAGTACCATGTACTTGGGCAGATTTTTGGGGCAAGTGCAATGTCTTATAACGCTCTTGTTTACAATATCCTGGTGCTCGTGGCAACGCCAAATCACTGAGTCTCagttgtattatttcatagtgtaTTTATTTATCCATGCTACTGAAGAGGCTCTTTACCTGCAgtgtgtgggtgagagagagtgagtgagtgagtgaacctTAAACTCCACCGGTGGGTAGACTCCTGTCCTTTCTGATGCCCTGTCGTTGGCCTTCTTCTCTGCCCTTTccttttccctctgtctctccctctccctctttctgtctccgtACTGCAACAGAGAGCGCCCTCCTCTTACGCCAGCCTCCATATCCATAGAAATAGAGGACACCtgctagagagaaggagagaaagatgggTAACAGGATATGGCACCTGGTGACTATCCGGGAAAACAAAGACAATACAAACAGGTTCATGTTTGTGCATGAATCCGGTTCACAGACAATACAAACAGGTTCATGTTTGTGCATGAATCCGGTTCACAGACAATACAAACAGGTTCATGTTTGTGCATGAATCCGGTTCACAGACAATACAAACAGGTTCATGTTTGTGCATGAATCCGGTTCACAGACAATACAAACAGGTTCATGTTTGTGCATGAATCCGGTTCACAGACAATACAAACAGGTTCATGTTTGTGCATGAATCCGGTTCACAGACAATACAAACAGGTTTATGTTTGTGCATGAATCCGGTTCACAGACAATACAAACAGGTTCATGTTTGTGCATGAATCCGGTTCACAGACAATACAAACAGGTTCATGTTTGTGCATGAATCCGGTTCACAGACAATACAAACAGGTTCATGTTTGTGCATGAATCCGGTTCACAGACAATACAAACAGGTTTATGTTTGTGCATGAATCCGGTTCACAGACAATACAAACAGGTTCATGTTTGTGCATGAATCCGGTTCACAGACAATACAAACAGGTTCATGTTTGTGCATGAATCCGGTTCACAGACAATACAAACAGGTTTATGTTTGTGCATGAATCCGGTTCACAGACAATACAAACAGGTTCATGTTTGTGCATGAATCCGGTTCACAGACAATACAAACAGGTTTATGTTTGTGCATGAATCCGGTTCACAGACAATACAAACAGGTTTATGTTTGTGCATGAATCCGGTTCACAGACAATACAAACAGGTTTATGTTTGTGCATGAATCCGGTTCACAGACAATACAAACAGGTTTATGTTTGTGCATGAATCCGGTTCACAGACAATACAAACAGGTTCATGTTTGTGCATGAATCCGGTTCACAGACAATACAAACAGGTTCATGTTTGTGCATGAATCCGGTTCACAGACAATACAAACAGGTTCATGTTTGTGCATGAATCCGGTTCACAGACAATACAAACAGGTTTATGTTTGTGCATGAATCCGGTTCACAGACAATACAAACAGGTTCATGTTTGTGCATGAATCCGGTTCACAGACAATACAAACAGGTTTATGTTTGTGCATGAATCCGGTTCACAGACAATACAAACAGGTTTATGTTTGTGCATGAATCCGGTTCACAGACAATACAAACAGGTTCATGTTTGTGCATGAATCCGGTTCACAGACAATACAAACAGGTTCATGTTTGTGCATGAATCCGGTTCACAGACAATACAAACAGGTTCATGTTTGTGCATGAATCCGGTTCACAGACAATACAAACAGGTTTATGTTTGTGCATGAATCCGGTTCACAGACAATACAAACAGGTTCATGTTTGTGCATGAATCCGGTTCACAGACAATACAAACAGGTTTATGTTTGTGCATGAATCCGGTTCACAGACAATACAAACAGGTTTATGTTTGTGCATGAATCCGGTTCACAGACAATACAAACAGGTTCATGTTTGTGCATGAATCCGGTTCACAGACAATACAAACAGGTTCATGTTTGTGCATGAATCCGGTTCACAGACAATACAAACAGGTTCATGTTTGTGCATGAATCCGGTTCACAGACAATACAAACAGGAATATGTTTGTGCATGAATCCGGTTCACAGACAATACAAACAGGTTTATGTTTGTGCATGAATCCGGTTCACAGACAATACAAACAGGTTCATGTTTGTGCATGAATCCGGTTCACAGACAATACAAACAGGTTCATGTTTGTGCATGAATCCGGTTCACAGACAATACAAACAGGTTCATGTTTGTGCATGAATCCGGTTCACAGACAATACAAACAGGAATATGTTTGTGCATGAATCCGGTTCACAGACAATACAAACAGGTTTATGTTTGTGCATGAATCCGGTTCACAGACAATACAAACAGGTTCATGTTTGTGCATGAATCCGGTTCACAGACAATACAAACAGGTTCATGTTTGTGCATGAATCCGGTTCACAGACAATACAAACAGGTTCATGTTTGTGCATGAATCCGGTTCACAGACAATACAAACAGGTTCATGTTTGTGCATAGTCTGCCTTCATCAGAGCCTTCTGAAAAGGGTGGGAGGCACATACATAAAGTGCCAGTGGAAAGTATTCACTTTTTCCACAGGGAGGGGTCTGACAACTTACCGAATGCGCTGTACATacgtatacaaaagtatgtggacaccccttcaaatgagtggattcagctatttcagccacaccctttgctgacaggtgtataaaatcgagcacacagccatgcgatctccatagacaaacattggcagtagaatggccttactgaagagatcagtgactttcaacgtggcaccgtcattggatgccagctttccaacaagtcagttcatcaaatcaACTATAAGCGCTGTTATTGTAATGTTGTTCCTAAAAGTTTCCACAACAGCTCATCCACAAAGCGGTAAGGCCTCAttagctcacagaacgggacagaACGAGACCACCggtttccaaactgcctctggaagcaacgtcagcacaagaactgttcgtcgggagcttcatgaaatgggtttccatggccgagcagccgcacacaagtctcagatcaccatgcgcaataccaggcgtcggctggagtggtgtaaagctcgctgccattggactctggagcagtggaaacacgttctctggagtgatgaatcacgcttcaccatctggcagtccgacgtacgaatctgggtttggcggatgcaggagaacgctacctgccccaatgaatagtgccaactgtaaagtttggtggaggaggaataaaggtctggggctgtttttcatggttcaggccccttagttccagtgaagggaaatcttaacgctacaacatacaatgactttctagacgattctgtgcttccaacttcgtggcaacagtttggggaaggccctttcctgtttcagcatgacaatggcccccTGTgcgcaaagcgaggtccataaggaaatggtttgtcaagatgggagtggaagaacttgactggcctgcacagagtcctgacctcaaccccatcgaacacctttgggatgaattggaacgccgactgcgagccagacctaatcgcccaacatcagtgcccaacctctctaatgctcttgtggctgaatggaagcaagtcccccgcagcaatgtaccaacatctagtggaaagccttcccaggagagtggaggctgttatagcagcaaaggggggaccaactccatattaatgccttcccaggagagtggaggctgttatagcagcaaaggggggaccaactccatattaatgccttccctgaagagtggaggctgttatagcagcaaaggggggaccaactccatattaatgccttcccagaagagtggaggctgttatagcagcaaaggggggaccaactccatattaatgacttccctgaagagtggaggctgttatagcagcaaaggggggaccaactccatattaatgacttccctgaagagtggaggctgttatagcagcaaagggggaccaactccatattaatgacttccctgaagagtggaggctgttatagcagcaaagggggaccaactccatattaatgccttcccagaagagtggaggctgttatagcagcaaaggggggaccaactccatattaatgacttccctgaagagtggaggctgttatagcagcaaaggggggaccaactccatattaatgacttcccagaagagtggaggctgttatagcagcaaaggggggggaccaactccatattaatgccttcccagaagagtggaggctgttatagcagcaaaggggggaccaactccatattaatgacttccctgaagagtggaggctgttatagcagcaaaggggggaccaactccatattaatgccttcccagaagagtggaggctgttatagcagcaaaggggggaccaactccatattaatgacttccctgaagagtggaggctgttatagcagcaaagggggggaccaactccatattaatgccttccctgaagagtggaggctgttatagcagcaaaggggggaccaactccatattaatgccttccctgaagagtggaggctgttatagcagcaaaggggggaccaactccatattaatgacttccctgaagagtggaggctgttatagcagcaaaggggggaccaactccatattaatgccttcccagaagagtggaggctgttatagcagcaaagggggggaccaactccatattaatgacttccctgaagagtggaggctgttatagcagcaaagggggggaccaactccatattaatgccttcccagaagagtggaggctgttatagcagcaaagggggaccaactccatattaatgccttcccagaagagtggaggctgttatagcagcaaagggggggaccaactccatattaatgccttcccagaagagtggaggctgttatagcagcaaagggggggaccaactccatattaatgacttcccagaagagtggaggctgttatagcagcaaaggggggggaccaactccatattaatgccttcccagaagagtggaggctgttatagcagcaaaggggggggaccaactccatattaatgcccatgattttggaatgagatgaatTTTCAAATCCATCAGTGGAGCACCTGATTCCCCTTTAATGTTAAAGCCGGACAGAAGCACGTttgggtttacacacacacacacacacacacacgcacgcacgcacgcacgcacgcacgcacgcacgcacacacacacgggatgTCGGGTGATCGTGGAGGCCAGGTCTTCTGATGTAGCAcgccatccctctccttcttggtcaataggccttacacagcctggaggtgtgttttgggtcatgacagtcccactaagcccaaaccagatgggatatcggtgcagaatgctgtggtagccatgctggttaagtgtgccttgaattctaaatacatctcagacagtgtcaccagcaaagcatcaacatacctcctcctccatgcttcacggtgggaaccacacatgaagagatccgttcacctactctgcgtctcactaagacatggcggttggaaccaaaaatctaaatattcatcagactcatcagaccaaaggacagatttccaccggtctaatgtccattgctcatgtttcttggcccaagcaagtctcttcttcttattggtgtcctttactagtggtttctttgcagcaattcgaccatgaaggcctgattcacacagtctcctctgaacagttgatgttgagatgtgtctgttacttgaactctgtgaagcatttatttgggctgcaatttctgaggctggtaactctaatgaacttatcctctgcagcagaggtaactctgggtcttccattgctgtggcggtcctcatgagagccagtttcatcatagcgcttgatggttttggtGACTGCACTTGGAGAAACTTtccaagttcttgacattttccagattaagacatgaaggtcagtc
The window above is part of the Salmo salar chromosome ssa15, Ssal_v3.1, whole genome shotgun sequence genome. Proteins encoded here:
- the LOC106572983 gene encoding V-type proton ATPase subunit S1 isoform X3 → MLQLNSYLETALGSSPRNVLLFLQDKMSIEDFTMYGGAFGNKQDSAFPNLEGALLSSPSSLVLPTVAWPASNAVIGQLQDQLDTSPLYLDPEMLSQLRLNASTPALLVFRLPYSTGADLMSVKEVLSGNDEVIGQVMSIMKSQSVPYTAVYTAVRPSRQVSSISMDMEAGVRGGRSLLQYGDRKRERERQREKERAEKKANDRASERTGVYPPVEFKEGGAGCIMLWAENLTVSVLRGGRWERHDLTSLTFGEGVTPRLQGSLCNQSHSSLVLNYENILGHRSFKLVFTMSQRHYKVSARRWFTLDAVEIEYDGQKATFNGSRSVYAPAEYSYRCQSVTNFRYPVLVPRTSKDPANQWRVSFTDFQIQGFNVAGGEFSYASDCAGFFSPGIWMGLLTSLLMLVVLTYGLHMIMQLHTMDRFDDPKGPAISVPQTD
- the LOC106572983 gene encoding V-type proton ATPase subunit S1 isoform X1; amino-acid sequence: MAAEHRMMSGRGCMAAFLAMLCTFSSGKCDEQVPLMLWTSEGSGLLSQAVPAAGHIVGVTQLNSYLETALGSSPRNVLLFLQDKMSIEDFTMYGGAFGNKQDSAFPNLEGALLSSPSSLVLPTVAWPASNAVIGQLQDQLDTSPLYLDPEMLSQLRLNASTPALLVFRLPYSTGADLMSVKEVLSGNDEVIGQVMSIMKSQSVPYTAVYTAVRPSRQVSSISMDMEAGVRGGRSLLQYGDRKRERERQREKERAEKKANDRASERTGVYPPVEFKEGGAGCIMLWAENLTVSVLRGGRWERHDLTSLTFGEGVTPRLQGSLCNQSHSSLVLNYENILGHRSFKLVFTMSQRHYKVSARRWFTLDAVEIEYDGQKATFNGSRSVYAPAEYSYRCQSVTNFRYPVLVPRTSKDPANQWRVSFTDFQIQGFNVAGGEFSYASDCAGFFSPGIWMGLLTSLLMLVVLTYGLHMIMQLHTMDRFDDPKGPAISVPQTD
- the LOC106572983 gene encoding V-type proton ATPase subunit S1 isoform X2; translated protein: MAAEHRMMSGRGCMAAFLAMLCTFSSGKCDEQVPLMLWTSEGSGLLSQAVPAAGHIVGVTQLNSYLETALGSSPRNVLLFLQDKMSIEDFTMYGGAFGNKQDSAFPNLEGALLSSPSSLVLPTVAWPASNAVIGQLQDQLDTSPLYLDPEMLSQLRLNASTPALLVFRLPYSTGADLMSVKEVLSGNDEVIGQVMSIMKSQSVPYTAVYTAVRPSRVSSISMDMEAGVRGGRSLLQYGDRKRERERQREKERAEKKANDRASERTGVYPPVEFKEGGAGCIMLWAENLTVSVLRGGRWERHDLTSLTFGEGVTPRLQGSLCNQSHSSLVLNYENILGHRSFKLVFTMSQRHYKVSARRWFTLDAVEIEYDGQKATFNGSRSVYAPAEYSYRCQSVTNFRYPVLVPRTSKDPANQWRVSFTDFQIQGFNVAGGEFSYASDCAGFFSPGIWMGLLTSLLMLVVLTYGLHMIMQLHTMDRFDDPKGPAISVPQTD